A section of the Phacochoerus africanus isolate WHEZ1 chromosome 4, ROS_Pafr_v1, whole genome shotgun sequence genome encodes:
- the LOC125124011 gene encoding olfactory receptor 8K3-like → MEKHNGTVLSEFILLGITDRPELQAPLFGLFLLIYVISVVGNLGMVILTKVDARLQTPMYFFLRHLAFTDLGYSTTVGPKMLVNFVVDKNIISYYFCALQLAFFLVFIISELFILSAMSYDRYVAICHPLLYTVVMSQKVCWVLVAIPYLYSTFVSLLITIKIFNLSFCGHNVIRHFYCDSLPLLSLLCSNTHEVELIILILAGFNLISSLLIVLVSYLFILEAILRMNSAEGRHKAFSTCGSHLTVVTVFYGTLIFMYVQPESSHSFDTDKVASIFYTLIIPMLNPLIYSLRNKDVKYAVQRMWKKLCNFFS, encoded by the coding sequence ATGGAAAAACACAATGGAACAGTGCTGAGTGAATTCATCCTCCTGGGAATCACAGACCGCCCTGAGCTGCAGGCTCCACTGTTTGGGCTGTTCCTGCTCATCTACGTGATCTCGGTGGTGGGCAACTTGGGCATGGTCATCCTCACCAAGGTGGATGCCAGGCTCCaaacccccatgtacttctttctcaGACACTTGGCTTTTACTGACCTTGGTTATTCCACAACAGTAGGACCCAAAATGTTAGTAAATTTTGTTGtggataaaaatataatttcctattatttttgtgCTCTTCAACTAGCATTCTTTCTTGTGTTCATTATTAGTGAACTTTTTATTCTGTCGGcaatgtcctatgaccgctatgtggccatctgtcaccctCTGCTCTACACCGTCGTCATGTCACAAAAGGTATGTTGGGTGCTGGTCGCAATCCCCTATCTCTATAGCACATTCGTGTCTCTTCTCATCACtataaagatatttaatttatCCTTCTGTGGCCACAATGTCATCAGGCATTTCTACTGTGATAGTCTCCCTTTGCTATCTTTGCTCTGCTCAAATACACATGAAGTTGAACTCATCATTCTGATCTTAGCAGGTTTTAATTTGATTTCATCCCTTCTGATAGTTCTTGTGTCTTACCTGTTTATTCTTGAAGCCATTCTCAGGATGAACTCTGCTGAAGGTAGGCACAAGGCTTTTTCAACCTGTGGATCCCACCTGACAGTGGTCACCGTGTTCTATGGGACTCTGATATTTATGTATGTGCAACCAGAGTCCAGCCATTCCTTTGACACTGATAAAGTGGCTTCTATATTCTACACCCTCATTATCCCCATGTTAAACCCCTTGATCTATAGCTTGAGAaacaaagatgtaaaatatgcagtacaaaggatgtggaaaaaactatgcaattttttctcttaa